A single Micromonospora sp. CCTCC AA 2012012 DNA region contains:
- a CDS encoding MDR family MFS transporter, with the protein MRTVRSWFRDTTGGLPRAFWYLWTGTLVNRLGSFVLVFLAIYLTRERGFSPSQAGLVLGLWGVGGAVGTTVGGTLTDRWGRRPTLLTAHVGAAAMMLALGFARPLWTVAAGALLLGLFAEAARPAFGAMMIDVVPAKDRLRAFSLNYWAINLGFACAAVLAGLAAQAGYLLLFVVDAATTLVTALIIFTRVRETRTVTATVTVRTGEPGALRTILADRVFLGFVLLNLFAALVFLQHISMLPIAMGDSGLSPATYGSVIALNGVLIVAGQLFVPRLIRGRSRSHVLALASVVMGVGFGLTAFADGAWFYGLTVLIWTVGEMLNSPSNATLIAELSPAALRGRYQGVFSLSWQAAAAVGPVLGGLVREHAGNSALWLGCAVIGGLAAVAHLVSGPARERRATALRAPAAPVAVVPPAAAPAPVPAAS; encoded by the coding sequence ATGCGGACGGTACGGAGCTGGTTCCGGGACACGACAGGCGGCCTGCCCAGGGCCTTCTGGTATCTGTGGACCGGCACCCTGGTCAACCGGCTCGGCTCGTTCGTGCTGGTCTTCCTCGCCATCTATCTCACCCGGGAACGCGGCTTCTCCCCCTCCCAGGCCGGCCTGGTGCTGGGGCTGTGGGGCGTCGGCGGCGCGGTCGGCACCACCGTCGGGGGCACCCTCACCGACCGGTGGGGACGGCGACCCACCCTGCTCACCGCGCACGTGGGCGCGGCGGCCATGATGCTCGCCCTCGGCTTCGCCCGACCCCTCTGGACGGTCGCGGCGGGCGCCCTGCTGCTCGGGCTCTTCGCCGAGGCGGCCCGCCCCGCGTTCGGCGCCATGATGATCGACGTCGTGCCGGCGAAGGACCGGCTGCGCGCCTTCTCCCTGAACTACTGGGCGATCAACCTCGGCTTCGCCTGCGCCGCGGTGCTCGCCGGGCTCGCCGCTCAGGCCGGCTACCTGCTGCTCTTCGTGGTCGACGCGGCCACCACCCTGGTCACCGCGCTGATCATCTTCACCCGGGTACGGGAGACCCGGACGGTCACCGCCACGGTGACCGTCCGTACGGGGGAGCCGGGCGCGCTGCGGACCATCCTCGCCGACCGGGTCTTCCTCGGCTTCGTGCTGCTCAACCTCTTCGCCGCACTGGTCTTCCTCCAGCACATCTCGATGCTGCCGATCGCGATGGGCGACTCCGGCCTCTCCCCCGCCACCTACGGCTCGGTGATCGCGCTCAACGGCGTGCTGATCGTCGCCGGCCAGCTCTTCGTACCCCGGCTCATCCGAGGTCGGAGCCGGTCGCACGTGCTGGCGCTGGCCTCCGTGGTGATGGGCGTCGGCTTCGGCCTGACCGCCTTCGCCGACGGCGCCTGGTTCTACGGCCTCACCGTGCTGATCTGGACGGTCGGCGAGATGCTCAACTCGCCCTCCAACGCGACGCTGATCGCCGAACTCTCCCCGGCCGCGCTGCGCGGTCGCTACCAGGGCGTCTTCTCCCTCTCCTGGCAGGCGGCCGCAGCGGTCGGCCCGGTCCTCGGCGGCCTGGTCCGGGAGCACGCCGGCAACAGCGCGCTCTGGCTGGGCTGCGCCGTGATCGGTGGCCTCGCGGCGGTCGCCCACCTGGTCTCCGGCCCGGCCCGCGAACGGCGGGCCACCGCACTGCGCGCCCCGGCCGCCCCGGTCGCCGTCGTCCCGCCGGCAGCCGCGCCCGCACCGGTCCCGGCCGCCTCCTGA
- a CDS encoding phosphoglyceromutase: MTASEGPTVGTLVLLRHGESDWNAKNLFTGWVDVDLTAKGEAEARRGGELLREHSLLPDVVHTSVMRRAIRTAELALNAADRHWIAVRRSWRLNERHYGALQGKNKKQTLDEYGEEQFMLWRRSYDTPPPPIADDDEFSQVGDPRYKLLPSELMPRTECLKDVVERMLPYWYDSIVPDILAGRTVLVAAHGNSLRALVKHLDQISDEAIAKLNIPTGIPLRYDLDPQLRPQVLGGTYLDPEAAKAAAAAVANQGR, from the coding sequence ATGACTGCGAGCGAAGGGCCCACCGTCGGGACGCTGGTCCTGCTGCGGCACGGCGAGAGCGACTGGAACGCGAAGAACCTCTTCACCGGCTGGGTGGACGTCGACCTGACCGCGAAGGGCGAGGCGGAGGCGCGGCGCGGCGGCGAACTGCTGCGCGAGCACAGCCTGCTGCCGGACGTGGTGCACACCAGCGTGATGCGCCGGGCGATCCGCACGGCCGAGCTGGCGCTGAACGCCGCCGACCGGCACTGGATCGCGGTGCGCCGGTCGTGGCGGCTCAACGAGCGCCACTACGGCGCCCTCCAGGGCAAGAACAAGAAGCAGACCCTCGACGAGTACGGCGAGGAGCAGTTCATGCTCTGGCGCCGGTCGTACGACACCCCGCCGCCGCCGATCGCCGACGACGACGAGTTCTCCCAGGTCGGCGACCCTCGGTACAAGCTGCTGCCCAGCGAGCTGATGCCGCGTACCGAGTGCCTCAAGGACGTCGTCGAGCGGATGCTGCCCTACTGGTACGACTCGATCGTGCCGGACATCCTGGCCGGCCGGACGGTGCTGGTGGCGGCGCACGGCAACTCGCTGCGCGCCCTGGTCAAGCACCTCGACCAGATCTCCGACGAGGCGATCGCCAAGCTCAACATCCCCACCGGCATCCCGCTGCGCTACGACCTCGACCCGCAGCTGCGCCCGCAGGTCCTCGGCGGCACCTACCTGGACCCGGAGGCCGCCAAGGCCGCCGCCGCCGCGGTCGCCAACCAGGGCCGCTGA
- a CDS encoding NADPH-dependent F420 reductase, with protein sequence MRIAVLGTGMVGRAIAGRAAELGHEVTVGTRDATAARDDWTEWAATHPTVTLAGYADATAGADLVVNATSGDGSLPALTAAGEENLADKVLLDIANPLDFGNGFPPTLSVLNDDSLGERIQRAFPRTRVVKALNTLTADLMVQPRQLADGDHSVFVSGDDPAAKKVVTELLTSFGHTDVIDLGDLSTARGTEMLLPLWLRLYGKLGTALFNLKVVR encoded by the coding sequence ATGCGCATCGCAGTACTGGGCACCGGCATGGTCGGCCGCGCGATCGCCGGACGGGCGGCCGAACTGGGCCACGAGGTGACCGTCGGCACGAGGGACGCGACCGCCGCCCGCGACGACTGGACCGAATGGGCCGCCACCCACCCCACCGTGACCCTGGCCGGCTACGCCGACGCCACGGCCGGCGCGGACCTGGTGGTGAACGCGACCAGCGGCGACGGCTCGCTGCCCGCGCTGACCGCCGCCGGCGAGGAGAACCTGGCCGACAAGGTCCTGCTCGACATCGCCAACCCGCTCGACTTCGGCAACGGCTTCCCGCCCACCCTCTCGGTGCTCAACGACGACTCGCTGGGCGAGCGGATCCAGCGGGCGTTCCCGCGTACGAGGGTGGTGAAGGCGCTCAACACGCTCACCGCCGACCTGATGGTCCAGCCGCGGCAGCTCGCCGACGGTGACCACAGCGTCTTCGTCTCCGGCGACGACCCGGCGGCGAAGAAGGTGGTGACCGAGCTGCTCACCAGCTTCGGCCACACCGACGTGATCGACCTGGGTGACCTGAGCACCGCCCGGGGCACCGAGATGCTGCTGCCACTCTGGCTGCGCCTCTACGGCAAGCTGGGCACCGCCCTGTTCAACCTCAAGGTCGTGCGCTGA
- a CDS encoding response regulator: protein MIDVLVVDDDFMVARIHRGFVERIDGFRVVGTASTGEEAVARVGEVRPHLVLLDLYLPDMFGLDVVTRLRAARHDCDVLVISAAREAEAVRRAVRYGAVNYLLKPFGFDELRTRLEQYATRRSSLRTAVVSDQADVDRVLSRSGSVAAAPALPRGLSPETAELVERALREHDGTLSASECADRVGISRVSARRYLEHFSGTGRAEVTLRYGAAGRPERRYCWLA from the coding sequence ATGATCGACGTACTGGTGGTCGACGACGACTTCATGGTCGCCCGGATCCACCGCGGGTTCGTCGAGCGGATCGACGGCTTCCGGGTGGTCGGCACGGCGAGCACCGGCGAGGAGGCGGTGGCCCGGGTCGGCGAGGTCCGTCCCCACCTGGTGCTGCTCGACCTCTACCTGCCGGACATGTTCGGTCTCGACGTGGTGACCCGGCTCCGGGCGGCCAGGCACGACTGCGACGTCCTGGTGATCAGCGCGGCCCGGGAGGCCGAGGCGGTCCGTCGGGCGGTCCGCTACGGCGCGGTCAACTACCTGCTGAAGCCCTTCGGCTTCGACGAGCTGCGGACCCGGTTGGAGCAGTACGCCACCCGGCGCAGCTCGCTGCGTACGGCGGTGGTCAGCGACCAGGCCGACGTCGACCGGGTGCTCTCCCGCAGCGGCTCGGTGGCCGCCGCCCCCGCCCTGCCGCGCGGCCTCAGCCCGGAGACCGCCGAGCTGGTCGAGCGCGCCCTGCGCGAGCACGACGGCACGCTGTCGGCAAGCGAGTGCGCCGACCGGGTCGGGATCTCCCGGGTCAGTGCCCGCCGCTACCTGGAGCACTTCTCGGGCACCGGCCGGGCCGAGGTGACCCTGCGATACGGCGCCGCCGGCCGTCCGGAGCGCCGCTACTGCTGGCTGGCCTGA
- a CDS encoding MFS transporter — MRGLRRWWDDTAGGLPAPFWYLWSGLLVNRAGAFAVLFLSLYLTDARGASESLAGAVVGAYGAGGAVGVLLGGVLADRWGRRATLLAAHLGAAGLMTALAFSRQLGVIAVLAALVGVLHSMPSPAFVAAIVDVVPESRRSRAFNLQFWAFNLGMAVASLLAGVLAEASFLALFLVDAAATLAAAVIIAVKVPETLPRHRPAAPAAVRRPGLATALTDRTFLVFVALTFVLAVLTMQTSTIMPLAMRADGLGPSAYGVVVALGGTLIVLGQLFVPRLIEGYRKATVLSVSTGLMALGFGALALADDLPVYLGAAVVWTIGSMLAAPPNAQINAELAPPELRARYQSVFYLTFPAASFVAPALGGLSLQHLGERHWLVVGGLGVVAAVGHLFAGPARERRVATRHALRPQRPEAVSGSGRR, encoded by the coding sequence GTGCGCGGCCTGCGGCGCTGGTGGGACGACACGGCCGGCGGCCTCCCCGCCCCCTTCTGGTACCTCTGGTCCGGCCTGCTGGTCAACCGGGCCGGCGCGTTCGCGGTGCTCTTCCTCTCGCTCTACCTCACCGATGCGCGCGGCGCGTCCGAGTCCCTCGCGGGGGCGGTGGTCGGGGCGTACGGGGCGGGCGGGGCGGTCGGGGTGCTGCTCGGCGGGGTGCTCGCCGACCGGTGGGGCCGCCGGGCAACCCTGCTCGCCGCCCACCTCGGCGCGGCCGGACTGATGACCGCGCTCGCCTTCAGCCGGCAGTTGGGGGTGATCGCGGTGCTCGCCGCGCTGGTCGGGGTGCTGCACTCGATGCCCAGCCCCGCCTTCGTGGCGGCGATCGTCGACGTGGTGCCGGAGAGCCGCCGCTCGCGCGCGTTCAACCTGCAGTTCTGGGCGTTCAACCTCGGCATGGCGGTCGCCTCGCTGCTGGCCGGGGTGCTCGCCGAGGCGAGCTTCCTGGCGCTCTTCCTGGTCGACGCCGCCGCCACCCTCGCCGCCGCCGTGATCATCGCGGTGAAGGTCCCCGAGACCCTGCCCCGCCATCGCCCGGCGGCCCCGGCGGCGGTTCGCCGGCCGGGGCTGGCCACCGCGCTGACCGACCGCACCTTCCTGGTCTTCGTCGCGCTGACCTTCGTGCTGGCCGTGCTGACCATGCAGACGTCGACGATCATGCCGCTGGCGATGCGCGCCGACGGCCTGGGCCCCTCGGCGTACGGGGTGGTGGTGGCGCTGGGCGGGACGCTGATCGTGCTCGGGCAGCTCTTCGTGCCCCGGCTGATCGAGGGGTACCGGAAGGCGACCGTGCTGTCGGTCTCGACCGGGCTGATGGCGCTCGGCTTCGGCGCGCTGGCGCTCGCCGACGACCTGCCGGTCTATCTGGGTGCGGCGGTGGTCTGGACGATCGGCTCGATGCTCGCCGCACCGCCGAACGCCCAGATCAACGCCGAGCTGGCCCCGCCGGAACTGCGCGCCCGCTATCAGTCGGTCTTCTATCTGACCTTCCCGGCGGCCTCGTTCGTGGCACCGGCGCTCGGCGGGCTCAGCCTCCAGCACCTCGGCGAACGGCACTGGCTCGTCGTCGGCGGCCTCGGCGTGGTGGCGGCGGTCGGCCACCTGTTCGCCGGCCCGGCCCGCGAACGCCGGGTCGCCACCCGCCACGCGCTACGGCCGCAGCGGCCCGAAGCGGTGTCCGGGTCTGGACGGCGCTGA
- a CDS encoding TetR/AcrR family transcriptional regulator: MPTPRTPAGSARERILDTAFRLFYAYGPRGVGVDTVIAESGVAKATLYKHFPSKDDLVLAYLDKVDQAWFGALRAAARDAGDEPRAQLVGMFDALTGACRREGYHGCAFINTAAESPAGSPVHARTVEHKNVVRAWVTDLARRAGAAEPELLARQLTLLLDGGLAGGVLDADPAIAEAAKRTARALVDAALG; this comes from the coding sequence ATGCCCACGCCGCGCACCCCCGCCGGCTCCGCCCGGGAGCGCATCCTGGACACCGCGTTCCGGCTCTTCTACGCGTACGGGCCCCGAGGGGTCGGGGTGGACACGGTGATCGCCGAGTCGGGCGTCGCCAAGGCCACCCTCTACAAGCACTTCCCCAGCAAGGACGACCTGGTCCTGGCCTACCTGGACAAGGTCGACCAGGCGTGGTTCGGGGCGCTGCGGGCGGCCGCCCGGGACGCCGGGGACGAGCCCCGGGCACAGCTCGTCGGGATGTTCGACGCGCTCACCGGGGCCTGCCGTCGGGAGGGCTACCACGGCTGCGCGTTCATCAACACCGCCGCCGAGTCACCCGCCGGCAGCCCGGTGCACGCCCGTACGGTCGAGCACAAGAACGTGGTCCGGGCCTGGGTGACCGACCTGGCCCGGCGGGCCGGCGCGGCCGAACCGGAACTGCTCGCCCGGCAGCTCACCCTGCTGCTCGACGGTGGCCTGGCCGGTGGGGTGCTGGACGCCGATCCCGCCATCGCGGAGGCCGCGAAGCGCACCGCCCGCGCCCTGGTCGACGCCGCCCTCGGCTGA
- the phoU gene encoding phosphate signaling complex protein PhoU, producing the protein MRDEFRADLQIVSQLLVDMAEAIRAAMRQATRALLTADRQAAETVIQRDAEIDELYRHVEERVCDLLARQAPVASDLRAMITALHVAADLERMGDLADHVAKTALRRHPSPAVPAELRAIFTEMAAVADRMAEKIGTVLAKPDADLAAELDRDDDAMDDLHKSLFAVLLGDDWPYGVETAIDGTLLGRFYERFADHAVNAGEHVVYLITGETSPSAG; encoded by the coding sequence ATGCGCGACGAGTTCCGGGCCGATCTCCAGATCGTCAGCCAGCTGCTGGTGGACATGGCGGAGGCGATCCGCGCCGCCATGCGCCAGGCCACCCGCGCGCTGCTCACCGCCGACCGGCAGGCGGCCGAGACGGTGATCCAGCGGGACGCCGAGATCGACGAGCTGTACCGGCACGTCGAGGAGCGGGTCTGTGACCTGCTCGCCCGGCAGGCGCCGGTCGCCTCCGACCTGCGCGCCATGATCACCGCGCTGCACGTCGCGGCCGACCTGGAGCGGATGGGCGACCTGGCCGACCACGTCGCCAAGACGGCGCTGCGCCGGCACCCGTCCCCGGCGGTGCCGGCCGAGCTGCGGGCCATCTTCACCGAGATGGCCGCGGTCGCCGACCGGATGGCCGAGAAGATCGGCACGGTGCTGGCGAAGCCCGACGCCGACCTCGCCGCCGAACTGGACCGCGACGACGACGCGATGGACGACCTGCACAAGAGCCTCTTCGCCGTGCTGCTCGGCGACGACTGGCCGTACGGGGTGGAGACGGCGATCGACGGCACCCTGCTCGGGCGCTTCTATGAGCGCTTCGCCGACCACGCGGTGAACGCCGGCGAGCACGTGGTCTATCTGATCACCGGCGAGACCTCGCCCTCGGCGGGCTGA
- the mshA gene encoding D-inositol-3-phosphate glycosyltransferase, with translation MAELHTGVGRQRGALPWPRPRRIATVSVHTSPLHQPGTGDAGGMNVYILEVARRLAEADVEVEIFTRATSGDLPPVVEMAPGVHVRHVTAGPLEGLTKEELPGQLCAFTAGVLRAEAARPPGHYDLIHSHYWLSGQVGWLAKERWGVPLVHTAHTLAKVKNAQLAAGDRPEPKARVIGEEQVVAEADRLVANTRVEARDLLDRYDADPARVAVVEPGVDLDRFRPAAGDRQRAALAARRRLGLPTDGYVVAFVGRIQPLKAPDVLIRAVAALRERDPALADELTVVICGGPSGTGLDRPTALIELAASLGVADRVRFLPPQTGDDLPALYRAADLVAVPSYNESFGLVALEAQACGTPVLAAAVGGLVTAVRDDVSGVLIDGHDPVDWARTLAKLLPDRVSRAALGRGAERHARDFSWHRTVSGLLAVYGEAIAEHRGRLANRLAACSW, from the coding sequence GTGGCGGAGTTGCACACCGGTGTCGGTCGTCAGCGAGGTGCCCTGCCGTGGCCCCGGCCCCGGCGGATCGCCACGGTCTCCGTGCACACCTCGCCGCTGCACCAACCCGGCACGGGCGACGCCGGCGGGATGAACGTCTACATCCTGGAGGTGGCCCGCCGGCTGGCCGAGGCCGACGTCGAGGTGGAGATCTTCACCCGGGCCACGTCCGGTGACCTGCCCCCGGTGGTCGAGATGGCACCCGGCGTGCACGTCCGGCACGTCACCGCCGGCCCGCTGGAGGGGCTGACCAAGGAGGAGCTGCCCGGCCAGCTCTGTGCCTTCACCGCCGGCGTGCTCCGCGCCGAGGCGGCCCGCCCGCCGGGCCACTACGACCTGATCCACTCGCACTACTGGCTCTCCGGCCAGGTCGGCTGGCTGGCCAAGGAGCGCTGGGGGGTGCCGCTGGTGCACACCGCGCACACCCTGGCCAAGGTGAAGAACGCCCAGCTCGCCGCCGGTGACCGGCCCGAGCCGAAGGCCCGGGTGATCGGCGAGGAGCAGGTGGTCGCCGAGGCCGACCGGCTGGTCGCCAACACCCGGGTGGAGGCCCGCGACCTGCTCGACCGCTACGACGCCGACCCCGCCCGGGTCGCCGTGGTGGAGCCCGGCGTCGACCTGGACCGGTTCCGCCCGGCCGCCGGGGATCGGCAGCGCGCCGCGCTCGCCGCTCGCCGCCGGCTCGGGCTGCCCACCGACGGTTACGTGGTGGCCTTCGTCGGCCGGATCCAGCCGCTCAAGGCCCCCGACGTGCTGATCCGGGCGGTCGCCGCGCTGCGCGAGCGGGATCCCGCGCTGGCCGACGAGCTGACCGTGGTGATCTGCGGCGGCCCCAGCGGCACCGGTCTGGACCGGCCGACCGCGCTGATCGAGCTGGCCGCCTCGCTGGGTGTCGCCGACCGGGTGCGGTTCCTGCCGCCGCAGACCGGCGACGACCTGCCGGCGCTCTACCGGGCCGCCGACCTGGTGGCGGTGCCGTCGTACAACGAGTCGTTCGGGCTGGTCGCGCTGGAGGCGCAGGCCTGCGGTACGCCGGTGCTGGCCGCTGCCGTCGGTGGTCTGGTCACCGCCGTCCGGGACGACGTGAGCGGGGTGCTCATCGACGGCCACGACCCGGTCGACTGGGCCCGTACGCTCGCGAAGCTGCTGCCGGACCGGGTGAGCCGGGCGGCCCTGGGCCGCGGTGCCGAGCGGCACGCGCGCGACTTCTCCTGGCACCGGACGGTCTCCGGCCTGCTCGCCGTCTACGGCGAGGCGATCGCCGAGCACCGTGGCCGGCTCGCCAACCGGCTCGCTGCCTGCTCCTGGTGA
- a CDS encoding response regulator transcription factor: MSRVLVVEDEESFSDALSYMLRKEGFEVSVAATGPDALTEFDRTGADIVLLDLMLPEMSGTEVCRQLRQRSHVPIIMVTARDSEIDKVVGLEIGADDYVTKPYSPRELVARIRAVLRRQTAEAAESGAPTLAAGPVRMDIERHVVTVEGAAVQLPLKEFELLELLLRNAGRVLTRGQLIDRVWGADYVGDTKTLDVHVKRLRSKVEPEPSTPRFIVTVRGLGYKFEP; encoded by the coding sequence TTGAGCCGCGTACTGGTGGTCGAGGACGAGGAATCGTTCTCCGACGCCCTGTCCTACATGCTCCGTAAGGAGGGCTTCGAGGTCTCCGTCGCCGCGACGGGGCCGGACGCCCTCACCGAGTTCGACCGGACCGGCGCCGACATCGTGCTGCTCGACCTGATGCTGCCGGAGATGTCCGGCACCGAGGTCTGCCGGCAGCTCCGGCAGCGCTCGCACGTCCCGATCATCATGGTCACCGCGCGGGACAGCGAGATCGACAAGGTGGTCGGGCTGGAGATCGGCGCCGACGACTACGTCACCAAGCCGTACTCGCCGCGGGAGCTGGTGGCCCGGATCCGGGCGGTGCTGCGCCGGCAGACCGCCGAGGCGGCCGAGTCGGGCGCGCCCACGCTGGCCGCCGGCCCGGTCCGGATGGACATCGAGCGGCACGTGGTGACCGTCGAGGGGGCGGCCGTGCAGCTGCCGCTGAAGGAGTTCGAGCTGCTGGAGCTGCTGCTGCGCAACGCCGGCCGGGTGCTGACCCGGGGGCAGCTCATCGACCGGGTCTGGGGCGCCGACTACGTGGGCGACACCAAGACCCTGGACGTGCACGTCAAGCGGCTGCGGTCGAAGGTCGAGCCGGAGCCCTCCACGCCGCGCTTCATCGTCACCGTCCGCGGGCTCGGCTACAAGTTCGAGCCGTGA
- a CDS encoding sensor histidine kinase codes for MEWAVAATVAVALVTGLVAGLLLSGPVRAWRRRRASSGSTGSRRSSGRLAIPDDQQGGLSGLGRKTIASLRAGVVVLDPDDVPVLVNPAARAMGLLRTGAAPGSIAAHPLIRTLAGQVRRTGVRREIELDLPRGRDNAGDNPLGVHLRAMGLGAGFIAVEAADVTESHRLARVRRDFVANVSHELKTPIGALQLLAEALVDATEPADEDTAGLSEDMVAARRFAERIQHESTRLGRLVQELLELTRLQGAEPQPAPEPVAVDWVVAEVLDRTRTAATARRVEVAVDGERGLTVYGSDSQLATAVANLVENAINYSGEDTCVRVTARRVEDVVEIAVADQGIGIAPTDVDRIFERFYRADQARSRSTGGTGLGLAIVKHIASNHGGRVDVSSTLGGGSTFTLRLPASPPDDLETTLASAGIEAGPAEFRQV; via the coding sequence GTGGAATGGGCGGTGGCGGCCACGGTGGCCGTGGCTCTGGTGACCGGACTGGTCGCCGGACTGTTGCTGTCCGGGCCCGTCAGGGCGTGGCGGCGTCGCAGGGCGTCGTCGGGGAGCACCGGCTCCCGCCGGAGCTCAGGGAGGCTCGCGATTCCCGACGACCAGCAGGGCGGGCTCTCCGGGCTCGGCCGCAAGACGATCGCCTCGCTCCGCGCCGGCGTGGTGGTGCTGGACCCGGACGACGTGCCGGTGCTGGTGAACCCGGCCGCCCGGGCGATGGGCCTGCTGCGTACCGGTGCCGCCCCCGGCTCGATCGCCGCGCACCCGCTGATCCGTACCCTGGCCGGCCAGGTGCGGCGGACCGGCGTGCGGCGCGAGATCGAGCTGGACCTGCCGCGGGGCCGCGACAACGCCGGCGACAACCCGCTCGGGGTGCACCTGCGCGCGATGGGGCTCGGCGCCGGCTTCATCGCCGTCGAGGCGGCCGACGTGACCGAGTCCCACCGGCTCGCCCGGGTCCGCCGCGACTTCGTGGCGAACGTCAGCCACGAGCTGAAGACTCCGATCGGTGCCCTCCAACTGCTCGCCGAGGCGCTGGTCGACGCCACCGAGCCCGCCGACGAGGACACGGCCGGTCTCTCCGAGGACATGGTCGCGGCCCGCCGGTTCGCCGAGCGGATCCAGCACGAGTCGACCCGGCTGGGCCGGCTGGTGCAGGAGCTGCTGGAGCTGACCCGGCTCCAGGGCGCGGAACCGCAGCCCGCGCCGGAGCCGGTCGCGGTGGACTGGGTGGTCGCCGAGGTGCTCGACCGGACCCGGACCGCGGCCACCGCCCGCCGGGTGGAGGTCGCGGTCGACGGCGAGCGCGGCCTGACCGTGTACGGCAGCGACAGCCAGCTCGCCACCGCGGTCGCCAACCTGGTGGAGAACGCGATCAACTACTCGGGCGAGGACACCTGCGTGCGGGTGACCGCCCGACGGGTGGAGGACGTCGTCGAGATCGCCGTCGCCGACCAGGGCATCGGCATCGCCCCGACCGACGTCGACCGGATCTTCGAGCGCTTCTACCGGGCGGACCAGGCCCGCTCCCGCTCGACCGGCGGCACCGGCCTCGGCCTGGCCATCGTCAAGCACATCGCCAGCAACCATGGCGGTCGGGTGGACGTGTCGAGCACCCTTGGTGGCGGGTCGACGTTCACCCTGCGGCTGCCCGCCAGCCCACCGGACGACCTGGAGACGACACTCGCCTCCGCTGGGATCGAGGCCGGCCCGGCCGAGTTCCGGCAGGTCTGA
- a CDS encoding type III secretion system chaperone family protein — translation MSRSSEVAALIESVCAERELEWESTGEASYAVTLPGTHKLKTICNLIVGEHALRVEAFVMRQPDERREELWAWLLQRNARMYGVSFSIDTVGDVYLTGRVNLAGVDEAELDRLLGAVLTYSDESFDTMLEIGFGSSIRREWEWRVKRGESTANLAAFAHLFEPSGQAQSVPTPAGGSDPS, via the coding sequence ATGAGCCGTAGCAGTGAGGTCGCCGCCCTGATCGAGTCCGTCTGCGCCGAGCGGGAACTGGAGTGGGAGTCCACCGGCGAGGCGTCGTACGCGGTGACCCTGCCGGGGACGCACAAGCTCAAGACGATCTGCAACCTGATCGTCGGCGAGCACGCGCTGCGGGTCGAGGCGTTCGTGATGCGCCAGCCCGACGAGCGCCGCGAGGAGTTGTGGGCCTGGCTGCTGCAGCGCAACGCCCGGATGTACGGCGTCTCCTTCTCCATCGACACCGTCGGCGACGTCTATCTGACCGGCCGGGTCAACCTGGCCGGGGTGGACGAGGCGGAGCTGGACCGGCTGCTGGGCGCGGTCCTCACCTACTCCGACGAGTCCTTCGACACGATGCTGGAGATCGGCTTCGGCAGCTCGATCCGCCGGGAGTGGGAGTGGCGGGTCAAGCGGGGCGAGTCGACGGCCAACCTGGCCGCGTTCGCGCACCTCTTCGAGCCGTCGGGGCAGGCGCAGAGCGTTCCGACGCCCGCCGGAGGTTCGGACCCGTCCTGA